Proteins from a genomic interval of Tistrella mobilis:
- the tssE gene encoding type VI secretion system baseplate subunit TssE, translated as MSILDRLLVDDERLAPDDRFTIEAFREGLRRDLEDLLNTRRRPVGWGAKLPEVETALTNYGIADFTAQPVSSDDDRERLRAGIEAAIRQAEPRFRAVAVHLLDNSEAGDRTLRLRIDALVAAEPAPEPMSFDGVVDPADRGVRVTATSDGGLI; from the coding sequence ATGTCGATCCTGGACCGGCTGCTGGTCGATGACGAGCGCCTGGCCCCCGATGACCGCTTCACCATCGAGGCCTTCCGTGAGGGGCTGCGCCGCGACCTGGAAGACCTGCTCAACACCCGCCGCCGGCCGGTGGGCTGGGGGGCGAAACTGCCCGAGGTGGAAACCGCGCTCACCAATTACGGCATCGCCGATTTCACCGCCCAGCCGGTCTCGTCCGATGACGACCGCGAGCGGCTGCGCGCCGGCATCGAGGCGGCGATCCGCCAGGCCGAACCGCGGTTCCGGGCGGTGGCGGTACATCTGTTGGACAATTCCGAAGCCGGTGACCGCACGCTCAGGCTGCGGATCGACGCCCTGGTCGCCGCCGAGCCGGCGCCCGAACCGATGAGCTTCGACGGCGTCGTCGACCCTGCCGACCGCGGCGTGCGGGTCACCGCCACCAGCGATGGCGGCCTGATATGA
- a CDS encoding type VI secretion system accessory protein TagJ, with amino-acid sequence MMTSTADIHGAAALLQAGLLDEAIDAQLLRVRAHPADTTARHFLAELMVAAGELTRADRQLDMIADQAPEQAVGLAGFRQLIRAEQIRREVMTEGRVPDFLDTPPPAVAKALEALVAIRAGRHADAAAAVIEAESLRPRGAVEVNGARVDDFRDACDLTGPVLELLTASGRYFWVPLERVRRMVFQAPRRLIDLIWRPVEVETEGGPDGVVFMPTIYALTADSEDAALKLGRRTDWATGEGPGAPEAGPISGRGQRCFLAGDELMPALELTEIRRLSPAAGSGEGAA; translated from the coding sequence ATGATGACCTCCACCGCCGATATTCACGGTGCTGCGGCACTGCTCCAGGCGGGTCTGCTCGACGAGGCGATCGATGCCCAGCTCCTGCGGGTGCGGGCGCACCCGGCCGATACCACGGCGCGCCATTTCCTGGCCGAGCTGATGGTGGCGGCGGGGGAGCTGACGCGGGCGGATCGTCAGCTCGACATGATCGCCGATCAGGCGCCGGAACAGGCGGTGGGGCTGGCGGGTTTCCGCCAGTTGATCCGCGCCGAACAGATCCGTCGCGAAGTGATGACCGAGGGCCGCGTGCCCGATTTCCTCGACACCCCGCCGCCCGCGGTCGCCAAGGCGCTGGAGGCGCTGGTCGCGATCCGCGCCGGCCGCCATGCCGATGCGGCGGCGGCGGTGATCGAGGCCGAAAGCCTGCGGCCGCGCGGGGCCGTGGAGGTGAACGGCGCCCGGGTCGACGATTTCCGCGATGCCTGCGACCTGACCGGGCCGGTGCTGGAACTGCTCACGGCCTCGGGCCGCTATTTCTGGGTGCCGCTTGAACGCGTGCGCCGGATGGTCTTCCAGGCGCCGCGGCGGCTGATCGACCTGATCTGGCGGCCGGTCGAGGTGGAAACCGAAGGCGGGCCCGACGGCGTGGTCTTCATGCCCACGATCTATGCCCTGACCGCCGACAGCGAGGATGCCGCCCTCAAACTGGGTCGGCGCACCGACTGGGCCACCGGCGAGGGGCCCGGCGCGCCGGAGGCCGGGCCGATTTCGGGCCGCGGCCAGCGCTGCTTCCTGGCCGGCGACGAGCTGATGCCGGCGCTGGAGCTGACGGAGATCCGCCGGCTCAGCCCGGCGGCCGGCAGCGGCGAAGGGGCCGCGTGA
- the tssC gene encoding type VI secretion system contractile sheath large subunit, which yields MSVSLPLSTGTAPPLRATALRPLIDRVIALIDAAIGRQLDRILHHPRMQALEAAWRGLALVVERAGRARSTKVRVLDAGWDMICRDFERAVEFDRAEMFAKIYEDEFGSPGGEPFGVLIGAYELMHLRDEGHPTDDVTGLKGMATVAAAAFAPFIAGAHPRLLGLDRFEALGRGFDPGDFEGADHVRWRGLRMGEDARFLGLTCPRILLRRPWGEDPGRIDGFRYVEDVSGPDAGKYLWGVAAFAFALVLIRAHDATGWFADIRGAARDHELGGLVRELPADHFGTDRPDVGLKPPVDVQLTDAQDKRLADLGLIALAPARDTPWVVFHGNPSLQLARPYDREAASANARLSAMLQYMLCVSRFAHYVKVIGRDRVGSFSDAAACEEYLRRWLLGYSIASDTATPEQKARYPLRECAVSVRESPGRPGIYDCTIHLRPHFQLDEVSSGFRLVTWFVARGLPQS from the coding sequence ATGTCCGTCTCCCTGCCTCTCAGTACCGGGACCGCGCCGCCGCTGCGTGCCACGGCGCTCCGGCCGCTGATCGATCGGGTCATCGCCCTGATCGATGCGGCGATCGGCCGCCAGCTCGACCGGATCCTGCATCACCCGCGGATGCAGGCGCTGGAGGCGGCCTGGCGCGGGCTGGCGCTGGTGGTGGAACGGGCGGGCCGGGCGCGGTCGACCAAGGTGCGGGTGCTGGATGCCGGCTGGGACATGATCTGCCGCGATTTCGAGCGCGCGGTCGAATTCGACCGCGCCGAGATGTTCGCCAAGATCTACGAGGACGAGTTCGGCAGCCCCGGTGGCGAGCCCTTCGGCGTGCTGATCGGCGCCTACGAGCTGATGCATCTGCGCGACGAGGGCCACCCGACCGACGACGTCACGGGGCTGAAGGGCATGGCGACGGTGGCGGCGGCCGCCTTCGCGCCCTTCATCGCCGGCGCCCATCCGCGGCTGCTGGGCCTCGACCGGTTCGAGGCGCTGGGCCGCGGCTTCGATCCGGGCGATTTCGAGGGCGCGGATCATGTCCGCTGGCGGGGGCTCAGGATGGGAGAGGATGCCCGCTTCCTGGGGCTGACCTGCCCCCGGATCCTGCTCCGACGGCCCTGGGGAGAGGATCCCGGCCGCATCGACGGCTTCCGCTATGTCGAGGACGTCTCGGGCCCCGATGCCGGCAAGTATCTGTGGGGGGTGGCGGCCTTCGCTTTCGCCCTGGTGCTGATCCGCGCCCATGATGCCACCGGCTGGTTCGCCGACATCCGCGGTGCCGCCCGCGATCACGAGCTGGGCGGGCTGGTGCGCGAGCTGCCGGCCGATCATTTCGGCACCGACCGCCCCGATGTCGGGCTGAAGCCGCCGGTCGACGTGCAGCTGACCGATGCCCAGGACAAGCGGCTGGCGGATCTGGGGCTGATCGCGCTGGCGCCTGCCCGCGACACGCCCTGGGTGGTGTTTCACGGCAACCCGTCGCTGCAGCTGGCACGGCCCTATGACCGCGAGGCGGCGAGCGCCAATGCCCGGCTGTCGGCGATGTTGCAATACATGCTCTGTGTCAGCCGTTTCGCCCATTACGTCAAGGTCATCGGACGGGATCGCGTGGGCAGTTTCTCCGATGCCGCGGCCTGCGAGGAATATCTCCGCCGCTGGCTGCTCGGCTATTCGATCGCGAGCGACACCGCAACGCCGGAACAGAAAGCGCGCTATCCGCTTCGGGAATGTGCGGTCTCGGTGCGCGAGTCCCCCGGCCGCCCGGGCATCTATGACTGCACCATCCATCTCAGGCCGCATTTCCAGCTGGACGAGGTGAGTTCGGGCTTTCGCCTGGTCACCTGGTTCGTGGCGCGGGGGCTGCCCCAGTCATGA
- the tssC gene encoding type VI secretion system contractile sheath large subunit, translating into MSVIREESRAAEAGLADAPVSLLDQAISATRQTDRDRAEELLRALTEEALKGTVRYSKNLTQTIDRAIKAIDEKLSEQLGQIMHHEKFQKLEGSWRGMHHMVNFSETGRMLKIRMLNVSKRELHRDLTRAVEFDQSQLFRKIYENEFGTPGGEPYGALIGDYEFTGSPEDMELLGQVSHVSAAAFAPFISAASPKMFGFDDFTELTRPRDLEKIFESTEYTKWRSFRDSEDSRFVTLTMPRVLARLPYGRHTKRVDAFDFEEAPLDDRGHRKAMDHGDYCWMNAAYVMGTRLAEAFSMYGWCTAIRGAEGGGKVEGLPFDTFVSDDGDPDAKCPTEVGITDRREAELSRLGFLPLCHYKNTDYAVFFGAQTTQRPKTYDRPEATANAAISARLPYIMATSRFAHYLKVMGRDKIGSFMEAEDCEAWLNRWVMNYVNANKDSGPDMKARYPLAEARVSVKEVPGAPGTYNAVAWLRPWLQMEELTTSLRMVARIPGSGN; encoded by the coding sequence ATGTCCGTGATCCGCGAAGAGAGCCGCGCCGCCGAAGCCGGTCTTGCCGACGCCCCGGTCTCGCTGCTCGACCAGGCGATTTCCGCCACCCGCCAGACCGATCGCGACCGCGCGGAGGAATTGCTGCGCGCGCTGACCGAAGAGGCGCTGAAGGGCACCGTCCGCTATTCCAAGAACCTGACCCAGACCATCGACCGCGCGATCAAGGCGATCGACGAGAAGCTGTCGGAACAGCTGGGTCAGATCATGCATCACGAGAAATTCCAGAAGCTGGAAGGCTCGTGGCGCGGCATGCACCACATGGTCAACTTCTCCGAGACCGGGCGCATGCTGAAGATCCGCATGCTGAACGTGTCGAAGCGCGAGCTGCACCGCGACCTGACCCGGGCGGTGGAATTCGACCAGAGCCAGCTGTTCCGCAAGATCTACGAGAACGAGTTCGGCACCCCCGGCGGCGAGCCCTATGGCGCGCTGATCGGCGATTACGAGTTCACCGGCAGCCCTGAAGACATGGAGCTGCTGGGCCAGGTCTCCCACGTTTCGGCCGCGGCCTTCGCACCCTTCATCTCGGCGGCCTCGCCCAAGATGTTCGGCTTCGACGACTTCACCGAACTCACCCGGCCGCGGGATCTGGAGAAGATCTTCGAATCGACCGAATACACCAAGTGGCGCAGCTTCCGCGACAGCGAGGACAGCCGCTTCGTGACGCTGACCATGCCGCGGGTGCTGGCGCGCCTGCCCTATGGCCGGCACACGAAGCGCGTCGATGCCTTCGATTTCGAAGAGGCGCCGCTGGATGATCGCGGCCACCGCAAGGCCATGGATCACGGCGATTACTGCTGGATGAACGCGGCCTATGTGATGGGCACGCGCCTGGCCGAGGCCTTTTCGATGTATGGCTGGTGCACCGCGATCCGCGGCGCCGAGGGCGGCGGCAAGGTCGAGGGCCTGCCCTTCGACACCTTCGTTTCCGACGACGGCGATCCGGATGCCAAATGCCCGACCGAGGTCGGCATCACTGACCGGCGCGAGGCCGAGCTGTCGCGGCTGGGCTTCCTGCCGCTCTGCCATTACAAGAACACCGACTATGCGGTGTTCTTCGGGGCACAGACCACCCAGCGGCCCAAGACCTATGACCGGCCCGAGGCGACCGCCAATGCCGCGATCTCGGCCCGGCTGCCCTATATCATGGCCACCTCGCGCTTCGCCCACTACCTGAAGGTCATGGGCCGCGACAAGATCGGCTCGTTCATGGAGGCCGAGGATTGCGAGGCCTGGCTGAACCGCTGGGTGATGAACTATGTCAACGCCAACAAGGACAGCGGCCCCGACATGAAGGCCCGCTATCCGCTGGCCGAGGCGCGGGTGTCGGTGAAGGAAGTTCCCGGTGCCCCCGGCACCTACAACGCCGTCGCCTGGCTCAGGCCCTGGCTGCAGATGGAAGAGCTGACGACCTCGCTGCGCATGGTCGCCCGCATCCCCGGCAGCGGCAACTGA
- the tssB gene encoding type VI secretion system contractile sheath small subunit, with product MSATSIHEKLNRVRKPRVHITYQVETEGAVVDKELPFVIGVLGDFSGDPDPERPLAPLRDRKFVQIDRDNFDDVMARIAPRLDLRVENTLAGDGSEMAVHLNFASLDDFEPGAVVRQVEPLRRLLETREKLRDLMGKVDRSEELEDLLERVLQDDARLAELSDALGVRAPVDHKPGE from the coding sequence ATGTCCGCGACCAGTATCCATGAAAAGCTGAACCGGGTGCGCAAGCCCCGGGTTCACATCACCTACCAGGTCGAGACCGAAGGCGCCGTCGTCGACAAGGAACTGCCCTTCGTCATCGGCGTGCTGGGGGATTTCTCGGGCGATCCCGACCCCGAACGGCCGCTGGCGCCACTGCGCGACCGCAAATTCGTGCAGATCGACCGCGACAATTTCGACGACGTCATGGCCCGCATCGCGCCGCGGCTGGACCTGCGCGTCGAAAACACGCTGGCCGGCGACGGCAGCGAAATGGCGGTGCATCTCAACTTCGCCAGCCTGGACGATTTCGAGCCCGGTGCGGTGGTCCGCCAGGTGGAGCCGCTGCGCCGGCTGCTGGAAACGCGCGAGAAGCTGCGCGACCTGATGGGCAAGGTCGACCGCTCGGAAGAGCTGGAAGACCTGCTTGAACGCGTGCTGCAGGACGATGCCCGGCTGGCCGAGCTGTCGGATGCCCTGGGTGTTCGCGCCCCCGTCGACCACAAGCCCGGGGAGTAA
- the tssA gene encoding type VI secretion system protein TssA, which translates to MPPSPKIDPAVQALLDPIAGARPAGEDPREDYRVDAPFRRLKDLRSAARAAERAAEVEDEPQAPAEHWPEIDRLAADLLRHKAKDLEVAGLLIEAEVRLNGFAGLAFGFDVATGLIRDFWDGLWPAPDEEGIASRVRPLMALNGESGDGVLVQAIRKVPVLGPQGRGIALWQIDQAVELGRLEPDRREQRLAKGAASMAMIEAAGREMTSADIDHAQAGIAAARAALARLDAALDQAAGRDAPPLARIRQVLEAAEQGLRLGLGARAPRTPEPVAGTAAPSGDRPAEETAAAPAVAAPVPAGMALPVTAIATREDAFRVIEAVAGWFRTAEPHSPIAYTLDEAVRRGRLPLTDLITELIRDETARRDFLIAAGIKPADAA; encoded by the coding sequence GTGCCGCCCAGCCCGAAGATCGATCCTGCCGTTCAGGCCCTGCTGGACCCGATTGCGGGGGCCCGCCCCGCGGGTGAGGACCCGCGCGAGGATTACCGGGTCGATGCCCCGTTCCGGCGTCTGAAGGATCTGCGCTCCGCCGCCCGCGCCGCCGAACGCGCGGCCGAGGTGGAAGACGAACCCCAGGCGCCGGCCGAACACTGGCCCGAGATCGACCGCCTGGCCGCCGACCTGCTGCGCCACAAGGCCAAGGATCTGGAGGTGGCCGGGCTGCTGATCGAGGCTGAGGTGCGGCTCAACGGCTTTGCCGGCCTGGCTTTCGGTTTCGACGTGGCGACCGGTCTGATCCGCGATTTCTGGGATGGGCTGTGGCCCGCCCCGGATGAAGAGGGTATCGCCTCGCGCGTGCGGCCGCTGATGGCACTGAACGGCGAAAGCGGCGACGGCGTGCTGGTCCAGGCGATCCGCAAGGTGCCGGTGCTGGGGCCGCAGGGCCGCGGCATCGCCCTCTGGCAGATCGATCAGGCGGTGGAACTGGGCCGGCTGGAGCCGGATCGCCGCGAACAGCGCCTGGCCAAGGGTGCCGCCAGCATGGCGATGATCGAAGCCGCCGGCCGCGAGATGACCAGCGCCGATATCGATCATGCCCAGGCCGGCATCGCCGCCGCCCGCGCGGCGCTGGCGCGGCTGGATGCGGCACTCGACCAGGCCGCCGGCCGCGACGCCCCGCCGCTGGCCCGCATCCGCCAGGTGCTGGAGGCCGCCGAACAGGGGCTGCGCCTGGGCCTTGGCGCCCGGGCGCCCCGGACCCCGGAGCCTGTTGCCGGGACGGCCGCACCGTCCGGCGATCGACCGGCGGAGGAAACGGCCGCGGCACCGGCCGTCGCTGCACCGGTGCCGGCCGGCATGGCCCTGCCGGTGACCGCCATCGCCACCCGCGAGGACGCCTTTCGGGTGATCGAGGCGGTGGCGGGCTGGTTCCGCACCGCCGAGCCGCATTCCCCCATCGCCTACACCCTGGACGAGGCGGTCCGCCGGGGCCGCCTGCCGCTGACCGATCTGATCACCGAACTGATCCGCGACGAGACCGCCCGGCGCGATTTCCTGATCGCCGCCGGGATCAAGCCGGCCGACGCCGCCTGA
- a CDS encoding peptidase S1, with the protein MKSTLRNVFVGGCLMLCPQALAADPEGARMAAPHFGTVQLTSGFVQDPYPVGVIGGGTVPAADFVAGCPGFLGGDRPDLVLDFQAGNRPLHLYAVAASDTALVVGFPDGSWRCADDGAAGDRNPALTIDAPASGRYAIWLAGVERRDLPVPGAVIVSEVEPYR; encoded by the coding sequence ATGAAATCAACACTCCGTAACGTGTTTGTCGGCGGCTGTCTGATGCTCTGCCCCCAGGCGCTGGCGGCGGATCCCGAGGGCGCGCGTATGGCCGCCCCGCATTTCGGAACGGTGCAGCTGACCAGCGGCTTCGTGCAGGACCCCTATCCGGTGGGTGTGATCGGCGGCGGCACCGTGCCGGCGGCGGATTTCGTGGCCGGATGCCCGGGATTCCTGGGCGGCGATCGTCCGGATCTGGTTCTGGATTTTCAGGCGGGTAACCGGCCGCTGCATCTTTATGCGGTTGCCGCCAGCGATACGGCCCTGGTGGTGGGCTTCCCCGACGGCAGCTGGCGCTGCGCCGATGACGGGGCGGCGGGGGATCGCAACCCGGCGCTGACCATCGATGCCCCGGCCTCGGGCCGCTATGCGATCTGGCTGGCGGGGGTCGAGCGTCGGGATCTGCCGGTGCCCGGTGCCGTGATCGTGAGCGAAGTGGAACCTTATCGCTGA
- a CDS encoding Hcp family type VI secretion system effector, producing the protein MIYLNIEGIQGDATHETHKNWIDVSSMTWGTHRAVSTPSGSAQNREASEPVIGEVHITKLMDGSSLKLFEAAATGNQGKQIQIHLVTTGNPGNTYMEYTLTDTLVSGYQINTSGDRPVEEITLNFTRVDMKYTTYDANNRPLNNIAAGYDIATTRKS; encoded by the coding sequence ATGATCTATCTGAATATCGAGGGAATTCAGGGTGACGCCACCCACGAGACCCACAAGAACTGGATCGACGTGTCGTCGATGACCTGGGGCACCCACCGGGCAGTCTCCACCCCCTCTGGTTCGGCCCAGAACCGCGAAGCCTCGGAGCCGGTGATCGGCGAAGTGCACATCACCAAGCTGATGGACGGTTCGTCGCTGAAGCTGTTCGAGGCCGCCGCCACCGGTAATCAGGGCAAGCAGATCCAGATCCACCTGGTCACCACGGGCAATCCCGGCAACACCTACATGGAATACACCCTCACCGACACGCTGGTGAGCGGGTACCAGATCAACACCTCGGGCGATCGCCCGGTCGAGGAAATCACGCTGAACTTCACCCGCGTGGACATGAAGTACACCACCTACGATGCCAACAACCGGCCGCTGAACAACATCGCCGCCGGCTACGACATCGCCACCACCCGGAAGTCCTGA
- a CDS encoding type VI secretion system Vgr family protein produces MTDLTSPPSFGSGDLAALFGDVIQDGRLLTIDSPLGPDMLLLERLVGEEALSEPFRFELTVRAKRDDIASAELVGHRVSFTLERADGSRRPWSGHVERVVAGAAIAKGQRYYHLEVRPWLWQLTHKTDCRIFQDKSTLDILEEIFGEFGFRDYDFSGVLNTPPKRDYCVQYRESSFAFVSRLLEEDGIFYYFAHTDDGAHVLTLADGAHAYVPVPEQELRYAATDVDLNNVTRWRHAWRFVPGRWAGSDYNFEMPGTDLASEAASVTPLETNRAFEIYDWHARFQTRDAGARISRRRMQAMETGHDTVQAASTARDLAPALSFTIFGHPAADEAGRGYAVVRIRHHAIDTTYDTGPDRRPPTYENSFTALPVEVGFVPARTTPQPRIDGIQTATVVGPAGEEIHTDRYGRIKVQFPWDRYATGDDRSSCWLRVMQPWGGRNMGAQTIPRIGMEVMVSFVEGDPDRPLAIGIVPNAGTMPPLTLPATKTRTAFKSASSPGGGGFNEMTFEDLAGAEELMMRAQRDQTELVGRNRMVNTANVSTQDTGTLWGSRVGDSEIVMTQASILIQHKQSRIILDGERVRIEFTNGHFIDLSAEGVIISSTAKIVTVRDESNFTAVDGEGVVAKGKVVHTVDAGESNDVTVSAEGVAVNGKVVLLNCE; encoded by the coding sequence ATGACCGACCTCACCAGCCCGCCGTCTTTCGGGTCGGGCGATCTGGCGGCACTCTTCGGCGATGTGATCCAGGACGGCCGCCTGCTCACCATCGACAGCCCGCTCGGGCCCGACATGCTGCTGCTTGAACGCCTGGTCGGCGAGGAGGCCCTGTCGGAGCCCTTCCGCTTCGAGCTGACGGTGCGCGCCAAGCGCGACGACATCGCTTCGGCAGAGCTGGTCGGCCACAGGGTATCCTTCACGCTGGAGCGTGCCGACGGCAGCCGCCGGCCGTGGAGCGGCCATGTCGAGCGGGTGGTGGCGGGGGCGGCCATCGCCAAGGGCCAGCGCTATTATCACCTGGAAGTGCGCCCCTGGCTCTGGCAATTGACCCACAAGACCGATTGCCGGATCTTTCAGGACAAGTCGACGCTCGACATCCTGGAAGAGATCTTCGGGGAATTCGGCTTCCGGGATTACGATTTCTCGGGCGTGCTCAACACGCCGCCCAAGCGCGATTATTGCGTCCAGTACCGCGAAAGCAGCTTCGCCTTCGTCTCGCGGCTGCTGGAAGAAGACGGCATCTTCTACTATTTCGCCCATACCGACGACGGCGCCCATGTGCTGACGCTTGCCGACGGCGCCCATGCCTATGTGCCGGTGCCCGAGCAGGAGCTGCGCTATGCCGCGACCGATGTCGACCTGAACAACGTCACCCGCTGGCGCCATGCCTGGCGCTTCGTGCCCGGGCGCTGGGCAGGGTCGGATTACAATTTCGAGATGCCCGGCACCGATCTCGCCAGCGAGGCCGCCTCGGTCACGCCGCTGGAGACCAACCGCGCCTTCGAGATCTATGACTGGCATGCCCGTTTCCAGACCCGCGATGCCGGCGCCCGGATCAGCCGGCGGCGGATGCAGGCGATGGAAACCGGCCATGACACGGTGCAGGCGGCCTCCACCGCCCGCGACCTGGCCCCGGCGCTGTCGTTCACCATCTTCGGCCATCCGGCGGCCGACGAGGCCGGGCGCGGCTATGCGGTGGTGCGCATCCGCCATCACGCGATCGACACCACCTATGACACGGGGCCCGACCGGCGGCCGCCGACCTACGAGAACAGCTTCACCGCCCTGCCGGTGGAGGTGGGTTTCGTGCCCGCCCGCACCACCCCGCAGCCGCGGATCGACGGCATCCAGACGGCGACCGTGGTCGGCCCCGCAGGCGAGGAAATCCACACCGACCGCTATGGCCGGATCAAGGTGCAGTTCCCCTGGGACCGCTATGCCACCGGCGACGACCGCTCATCCTGCTGGCTGCGGGTGATGCAGCCCTGGGGCGGGCGCAATATGGGCGCGCAGACCATCCCGCGCATCGGCATGGAGGTGATGGTTTCCTTCGTCGAAGGCGACCCCGACCGGCCGCTCGCGATCGGCATCGTGCCCAATGCCGGCACCATGCCGCCCCTGACCCTGCCCGCGACCAAGACCCGCACCGCCTTCAAATCGGCATCCAGCCCCGGCGGCGGCGGCTTCAACGAAATGACGTTTGAAGATCTGGCCGGGGCGGAAGAGCTGATGATGCGCGCACAGCGCGACCAGACCGAACTGGTCGGCCGCAACCGCATGGTCAACACCGCCAATGTCTCCACCCAGGATACCGGCACGCTCTGGGGCAGCCGGGTGGGCGACAGCGAGATCGTGATGACGCAGGCCTCGATCCTGATCCAGCACAAGCAGAGCCGGATCATCCTGGATGGAGAGCGGGTGCGGATCGAATTCACCAACGGCCATTTCATCGATCTGTCGGCCGAGGGCGTGATCATCTCGTCCACCGCCAAGATCGTGACCGTGCGCGACGAGAGCAATTTCACCGCCGTCGACGGCGAAGGCGTGGTCGCCAAGGGCAAGGTGGTCCACACGGTCGATGCCGGCGAGAGCAACGATGTGACCGTCTCGGCCGAAGGCGTCGCCGTCAACGGCAAGGTCGTGCTGCTCAACTGCGAGTGA
- a CDS encoding DUF1795 domain-containing protein produces the protein MYALQEGHLDLPTDWEDQSVNVFAPPGAKSQGLSLVVTREPLPPATDIRAYAEAEVKRMGKELKAFSLLARHPLEIGDQAIEAYEVRWKSDKGLVHQLLAAVEADGRALIFTATKPVDMAPALRDRLLAVIQSFRKA, from the coding sequence ATGTACGCCCTTCAGGAAGGCCATCTCGATCTGCCCACCGACTGGGAGGACCAGTCGGTCAACGTCTTCGCGCCCCCGGGGGCGAAGTCTCAGGGGCTGTCGCTGGTGGTGACCCGCGAGCCGCTGCCGCCGGCGACCGATATCCGCGCCTATGCCGAGGCGGAAGTGAAGCGCATGGGCAAGGAGCTGAAGGCCTTCTCGCTGCTCGCCCGCCATCCGCTGGAGATCGGGGATCAGGCGATCGAGGCCTATGAGGTGCGGTGGAAATCCGACAAGGGCCTGGTCCATCAGCTGCTGGCGGCGGTGGAGGCCGATGGCCGGGCGCTGATCTTCACGGCGACGAAGCCGGTCGACATGGCGCCGGCCCTGCGCGACCGCCTGCTGGCGGTGATCCAGAGCTTCCGGAAGGCCTGA